The following are encoded in a window of Castanea sativa cultivar Marrone di Chiusa Pesio chromosome 5, ASM4071231v1 genomic DNA:
- the LOC142634822 gene encoding alcohol-forming fatty acyl-CoA reductase-like codes for MVVNSMIVAIVAHANKSSQIIFHVGSSLRNPMKLYTLKEFIIKYFTRNPWIGKNGKSIKVGKMIMFSSMARFHAYMAIRYKLPLKVLWLANEVLCQYYRDMYIDRKRKVKVGVRLVELYKPYVFFTGRFDDSNTEKLRVAARESDADVDLFDFDPKCIDWEDYIMNTHIPGLIKYSMKP; via the exons ATGGTGGTAAATTCTATGATTGTGGCCATAGTGGCTCATGCAAATAAGTCTTCTCAAATCATCTTCCATGTTGGTTCTTCATTGAGAAATCCAATGAAATTATATACTCTTAAAGAATTCATCATCAAGTACTTCACCAGAAATCCCTGGATTGGTAAAAATGGGAAATCAATCAAAGTTGGGAAGATGATAATGTTTAGCAGTATGGCTCGATTTCACGCATATATGGCTATTCGATATAAACTGCCATTGAAG GTATTGTGGTTAGCAAATGAAGTGCTTTGCCAGTACTATAGGGACATGTATATTGATCGTAAGAGGAAGGTCAAAGTAGGTGTGCGATTGGTTGAACTCTACAAACCATATGTATTCTTTACAGGAAG ATTTGATGATTCAAACACTGAAAAGCTACGAGTGGCAGCAAGAGAGAGTGATGCCGATGTGGATTTGTTTGACTTTGATCCAAAATGTATCGACTGGGAAGACTACATTATGAACACTCACATTCCTGGCCTGATAAAGTACTCAATGAAACCATAG
- the LOC142637080 gene encoding fatty acyl-CoA reductase 3-like: MELEGILPFFENKTILVTGATGFLAKVFVEKILRAQPNVKKLYLLLRTSNNESATQRFRNEILGKDLFMVLRNSLGANLESFISERVTAVSGDVCDENLGIKDCILRKEMWKEIDIVLNSAATTNFDERYDVALGTNTYGALHVLSFAQNCVKLKVLLHVSTAYVCGEKEGNILESPFYMGDTLKGTSKLDINAEKELVKEYLDRLRVQGATNEAIISTMKDFGIERAKLYGWSNTYTYTKAMGEMLLGQFNQNLPLIIIRPTMVTSTYKEPFSGWIEGTRTIDGVISAYAKGKLECFTAHPKSILDVVS, translated from the exons ATGGAGTTGGAAGGTATACTTCCATTTTTTGAGAACAAGACTATTTTAGTCACGGGTGCCACAGGCTTTCTAgcaaaag TTTTTGTGGAGAAAATACTCAGGGCTCAACCAAATGTGAAAAAACTCTATCTTCTTTTGAGAACTTCAAACAACGAGTCTGCTACACAACGTTTTCGAAATGAG ATACTAGGAAAGGACCTATTTATGGTACTAAGAAACAGCTTGGGTGCAAATCTGGAATCTTTTATCTCTGAAAGGGTTACTGCTGTCTCTGGTGACGTTTGTGACGAGAACTTAGGAATCAAAGATTGTATATTGAGAAAAGAGATGTGGAAAGAAATAGACATCGTCTTAAATTCTGCCGCTACAACGAACTTTGATGAAAG ATATGATGTTGCATTGGGCACCAATACATATGGAGCTTTGCATGTTTTGAGCTTTGCGCAGAATTGTGTTAAATTGAAGGTGCTTCTCCATGTATCAACCG CTTATGTGTGCGGCGAGAAGGAAGGGAACATACTAGAGAGCCCATTTTACATGGGAGACACGCTAAAAGGAACCTCAAAATTAGATATCAATGCCGAAAAAGAACTTGTGAAGGAATACCTGGATAGATTACGAGTACAAGGCGCCACGAATGAAGCAATCATATCCACCATGAAGGATTTTGGCATTGAAAG GGCAAAACTATATGGATGGTCAAACACCTACACATATACAAAGGCAATGGGAGAAATGCTTTTAGGACAATTTAATCAGAATCTGCCCCTAATCATCATACGACCCACCATGGTAACCAGTACTTACAAAGAACCATTTTCAGGTTGGATTGAAGGCACAAG AACCATTGATGGAGTAATTTCTGCCTACGCTAAAGGAAAATTGGAGTGCTTTACTGCCCATCCTAAGTCAATCTTAGATGTGGTGAGTTAA